Proteins found in one Actinomycetes bacterium genomic segment:
- a CDS encoding A/G-specific adenine glycosylase gives MPELSSPDLGPDRLHESVLAWYDDHARDLPWRRPGTTAWAVLVSEVMLQQTPVERVLPVFAAWLDRWPEPAALAADAPGEAVRMWGRLGYPRRALRLHAAATGCVQEHGGRVPDDVTALRALPGVGEYTAAAVASFAFAQRHVVLDTNVRRVHARVVGGVAFEPPGGTTAAERRAAAKLLPERPEAAARWAVAVMELGALVCTARTPDCARCPLSRECRWHRAGRPAWTGPPRRGQRYDGTDRQARGRLLAVLRDAVGAVPGATLDAVWPDAVQRARALDGLVTDGLVEPLPENEYRLPGS, from the coding sequence ATGCCCGAGCTGTCCTCCCCCGATCTCGGGCCCGACCGGCTGCACGAGTCGGTGCTGGCCTGGTACGACGACCACGCACGCGACCTGCCGTGGCGCCGTCCGGGGACCACGGCCTGGGCCGTCCTGGTCAGCGAGGTCATGCTGCAGCAGACCCCCGTGGAGCGGGTGCTGCCGGTCTTCGCCGCCTGGCTGGACCGCTGGCCCGAGCCGGCCGCGCTGGCCGCCGACGCCCCCGGGGAGGCGGTGCGGATGTGGGGGCGCCTCGGCTATCCGCGCCGGGCGCTGCGGCTGCACGCGGCGGCGACGGGGTGCGTCCAGGAGCACGGCGGACGGGTGCCTGACGACGTGACCGCGCTGCGAGCGCTGCCCGGCGTCGGCGAGTACACCGCCGCGGCGGTGGCGTCCTTCGCCTTCGCCCAACGACACGTGGTCCTGGACACCAACGTGCGGCGCGTGCACGCGCGCGTAGTCGGCGGGGTCGCCTTCGAGCCACCCGGCGGGACGACGGCAGCCGAGCGCCGGGCGGCCGCGAAGCTGCTGCCCGAGCGCCCCGAGGCGGCCGCGCGGTGGGCGGTCGCGGTCATGGAGCTCGGCGCGCTGGTCTGCACGGCCCGTACCCCCGACTGCGCCCGCTGCCCGCTGTCACGCGAGTGCCGCTGGCACCGGGCTGGCCGGCCGGCCTGGACCGGCCCCCCACGACGAGGCCAGCGCTACGACGGCACCGACCGGCAGGCCCGCGGCCGGCTGCTCGCCGTGCTGCGCGACGCCGTGGGCGCCGTCCCCGGCGCGACGTTGGACGCCGTCTGGCCGGACGCCGTCCAACGCGCCCGCGCCCTCGACGGCCTGGTGACCGACGGCCTCGTCGAGCCCCTCCCCGAGAACGAGTACCGCCTGCCCGGAAGTTGA
- a CDS encoding chemotaxis protein CheB — MSASSVEELGGTPVPVVTVALVAGTQTRLRQLSGLVRSEAFSVVGGACDSESAEELVRETRPDAVLVDLDLFGGGLDAIERIMAGRPTPIVVCGAAAEHPEAAIAAGAVDVVGALDVGAGTPAYSILLQRHLRVASRVPVITHPRARLRQRGLADRRSMRGPRVVAIGASTGGPPALATILRELPTEFPAAVIVVQHMAEGFVEGLARWLDGICALRVVVAADGERLVEGTVFLAPAGLNLLVRRGHRIALVEPPQGQFHVPGVDATFGSVAEECGRSSIGVLLTGMGRDGAAGLRALRDVGAHTIGQDEATSVVYGMPGAARQLDAVAAELPLGDIGRAIVTSASRSAPRTEATP; from the coding sequence GTGTCGGCGTCGTCGGTCGAGGAGCTCGGCGGGACGCCGGTGCCGGTGGTCACCGTCGCGCTGGTGGCCGGCACCCAGACCCGGTTGCGCCAGCTCTCGGGTCTGGTGCGCAGCGAGGCCTTCTCGGTCGTCGGCGGCGCGTGCGACAGCGAGTCGGCCGAGGAGCTGGTGCGGGAGACCCGCCCGGACGCCGTCCTGGTGGACCTGGACCTCTTTGGCGGCGGGCTGGACGCCATCGAGCGGATCATGGCCGGCCGGCCCACACCCATCGTCGTGTGCGGCGCGGCCGCGGAGCACCCCGAGGCGGCCATCGCGGCCGGCGCTGTCGACGTGGTCGGGGCGCTCGACGTCGGCGCCGGCACCCCGGCCTACAGCATCCTGCTGCAGCGCCACCTTCGGGTGGCCAGCCGGGTGCCGGTGATCACCCATCCGCGGGCCCGGCTCCGGCAGCGCGGGCTCGCGGACCGGCGCAGCATGCGCGGCCCGCGCGTGGTGGCGATCGGCGCCTCGACCGGTGGGCCCCCGGCGCTGGCCACGATCCTGCGCGAGCTGCCGACCGAGTTCCCGGCCGCCGTCATCGTCGTCCAGCACATGGCCGAGGGGTTCGTCGAGGGGCTGGCCCGCTGGCTGGACGGCATCTGCGCGCTGCGGGTCGTCGTGGCCGCGGACGGCGAACGGCTCGTCGAGGGCACCGTCTTCCTGGCCCCGGCCGGCTTGAACCTGCTGGTCCGCCGCGGGCACCGGATCGCCCTGGTCGAGCCGCCGCAGGGGCAGTTCCACGTGCCGGGGGTTGACGCCACCTTCGGGTCGGTGGCCGAGGAGTGCGGCCGGTCCTCCATCGGCGTGCTGCTCACCGGCATGGGCCGCGACGGCGCGGCCGGCCTGCGCGCGCTGCGGGACGTCGGCGCGCACACGATCGGCCAGGACGAGGCCACCAGCGTCGTGTATGGCATGCCCGGAGCCGCCCGTCAGCTCGACGCTGTCGCAGCCGAGCTGCCGCTGGGTGACATCGGCCGGGCGATCGTGACCTCGGCCAGCCGCTCGGCGCCACGGACCGAGGCGACCCCGTGA